The sequence ATTGGCCAAAAGGTACCGTAAGCTTAATCCCATTACTAATGAAATAATGATTTCATTCTCATATAAAGAAACAATACTCACACCTCTAGGATGAAAGATAGTACAAAGACCCACATGAGAAAATACAAATGAGTCTCCCAGAAAAAACAAGCTTGGATGTATTAACGATGTGTACAATTCTAATGAATCCTAATAAATCTCCACTTGTGAGACCCACAATGCGTATTATTATATGTACTATGAGGATTCAAATTTTCATAAAgtctaaaatttaattacttCAATGCTTAAAAAGAAAGGTCAAATTCTTACTACAACACCCTACATACCcgtttttaatgttatttatgCTTTCTCCCACTTGATTTTGCTTAGTTGTACTTGTAACTAATATGAATCCCAAATGGTGTAAAAAGTGAACGCCAACCCATCACATAAACAAgaaattgaaaataatttactATCTAtggtttttcttttactttaagaataaaaagttttaaatgACAATCAATAAATCCAGTTACCTTACCTTGAATGCAAAAGAAAACAACTCTCTCTATTTTGGGAGAGAGAGGAGACTGGAGAGCCAAAAGGCTGCAACACTTTTTATGACCAAGACAGGACTGAGAAGTGAGAAGGAAGACGAGTATTAAAGGAATGAGGAAGAGGAACAGCTCCTAACCtaattaagaaaataagttTCACATTCCTTCTTGTAATTGTTGAGTGGCTCTCATCTTATTTCCACCTCaaaaagatgattttttttattgtgggaTAGATTGCAGCTCAGTGAATTaaccaaagagagagagagagagagaggagtaaAAACTAGTAAATGTATGTCTATCCTATCATGTGGTTATCAGCAATAAAAAGAACATAAGAGACAAAAAAGGCGAGTGTTAACCAATGAGCATTCTCAGACAATACTTAATGAGAGAGCTCGGAAAAAATTACTCTGGTTTGGTGGGAATTGATGTTTTCTATCTCATCTACGGTCGGTGTGGGTTCGAACCTTGGGAACTATACGATTCGATTCCCGATAGATATCTCTATAAATAAAAGTTGTAAAGCgaattaaatttttagaaagtgtaccattttttatttcaagaactCGCTTACTAACCTTTCtccttcatatatatatatatatatataatggctTGTCTTGTAGTTCTTCAATTGAGAGAAAACAATGGTGTTAGAATTGCCATGTGGTGATACTCGCTCCTTGTATTCAATTATATGAGTGATTCAATAGGCTCCAGCTTTTCTTGATTCTGAAACACAAGAAAGGGAAAAAAATCATACGCAAAACATTATTTATTGATGATTAAGTGCAAAGCTAAAGACAGCAAGAGACATAAGGGTTATACCAGAGGGTAAAGAGATTGAAATAGGCTGAGGtacgtaagttttattaaaaaaaagaagaagctaagTTTTACTGTTTATGTTGGCTATGGAGTCTCCAAGAATCCATGAAGGAGATGCTGAGGAAAAGAGTAGTTGTGAATCAGGATGGACTATGTACATAGAAGACACCTTCCATGGAAACCATCACTCTGAATTTGTCTATGAAgaatatgatgatgatggtaaTCATTTTCGTGTAAAAGATGTCGATGATGATAGTAGTGAAAATGGGAGCGATGACTCGATGACTTCTGATGCATCTTCATGGCCTAGCACTCAGCTTCCAAGGAAGACAAAGAATCATGCAGCTGCAAAGAAGAGTAATAATGCCAAACAAGTCAGTCATCACACAAAGAGTAGAGCTCGTGAAAAATCCACCgaccaagaagaagaatctgAGTTCAAGGGTAAAACAAGAACCATTGCAGCTAGTCGTGTTCAAAGTAAAGGCAGGgtgagaaaaaacaaataagactCTAAATACTGGTTTTAAACTTCTATTGCTATATCCAATATTCTCTTTGGCTCAAGGGATATCACAATCTAGACCATGTAATTGTTACCTTCATTTGAAATTTATGTGTAATAGCCTTGTTTTCTATAACAGGATTATGTTTTTGCCTTAAAGCAAATCCCGTTCCTGTAACTTTATTTGCCTTGGAGCTATGCTaataatatctatttttatgCACATACTCCGTTTTAACACTAACGAGAACAATTCAAGAATCAGTAGccattgaaaataaaattatgtatacACATTACTCATCATCCAAACAGATTCAGATCCAAAAGATTGAGTTTCAGATAAAACAAAGAGTTTGATGACAAAACAGGAGTTTCTAAGGTTTTTACCATTTTGTTCAATAGTTGTGGCCCCAAAGTTAGCTAATACACCATAGCTTTGCCTGTTAACAGAGAGTTGCTGCTTTCAATGCCTTCACATGATTCTTTTTTTAAGAACAAATTTCAATCATTCAAGATATGTCATTATCTacttttataaaacttttcataaccaaaaattcatataatactATTTCACATCAGGAAAAAAGttagacaaaataaaaactGTTTGTGATATTCTTCTCCAGCTTTTCAGCACAGTAAGAACCATGTAGCTTCTGCCTGTTCACAACAATGAATAGAAATTGCATCTATCAGGGAAGAATCTCCAAGAAAAAAGATGATGAAAAATTATTACTACATCATAGATTTAACTGAGAGCCAAAAGATCAATAACTTGAGATAACGTAGTACATCACGGAAAGTCAAAGTTGGTAACATGTATCAGTATACAGTTAGTCTAAGAAAATgactgaaaatatttttaacttattGAGGCAGATTGAACTGGGAGCGGAAAACAACAAAGATTTTAGCTGGCAGCTTGCTAGGAGAGGACCGCCTTCACGTAGATGTGATTCTCAGGTCACTTTCGACGTTGTAATCTCAAATCCACCATGCACGTGCAGAAGCAATAAACAGGTAGATGATAATGAAATAAGGGTCGTCCAATCTAATTCTATGACCCACAAAATTGTGAGAGAATGTGACTCAGTAAATGCACAACACGTTGGACCTGGTCTACCAATTTCAATTTGAGGAAGACGGTATAACCAAACGAGCAAAGGCCAAGAACCAAGCATTTCTGCTAAACACATGGCCTATGCACACGTTCCATTCGTAATCGAAAATGACATTCAAGGATCATTAAGAAGAGCTTCAGTAACATACCGCATTGGGTGGAAAAATAAcatgaaaaaactaaaattaactgTTGATATGCTTTGGTCTGATATTATTCCCTTGCAGTAGCCGGAGTTTCACTGACGGCATGTTCGTTTGTCCAGATGATGGATAGAGATGAGAACTGTGTTTATTTGGTGTTAAAATGGATATGAATTtagatgaattttaaaattttagtctAAAATAAGACTCATTCAAATTGTTCATTTAGATGAATTTAATTGGTACATTTGGACGGAGATAAACATGTAcacaataaatgactaatataccattttgtatccaagttcaaaattttatagttttctatGAAAATCGTTAAATACACATTTTcgtcaaaacacacaaaaatacatttttcgccaaaaccacaaaaatatattttctgccAACATCTGGTAAAATCGCAGAAACACatttttctattaaaacatatttttccgtCAAATCATATTTTTCGTCAAAAtcgcaaaaatatattttacgctaaaatcgcaaaaacgcattttcccgccaaaaccacaaaaatacattttttcgccaaaaccacaaaacgtattttctgccaaaatcgaaaaacacattttctgccaaaatcgaaaaacacatttttcgctaaaatctcaaaactcattttccgtcaaaaccgcaaaaatgcaattttctgttaaaaccgcaaaaatgtatTATCCCGCCAAAACCATTAAAACGCATTTTTCGCCATTCGCAAAACCGCACTTTTTtaccaaaatcgcaaaaaaaatatatatatattttttccaccaaaatcgtaaaaacacattttcttgaaaaaccgtaaaaaacatgttttcatgcAAAAACCACAATcccgtattttcccgccaaaactacaacaaaatcacaaaattgtttttttccgTTAAAATCGCAAAATCAAATTTCTCGAGTTAAATCATGAATATGTATTTTTCGCTAAAaccacaaaattatattttccgccaaaagcatattttaaaataattatgttttggacaattaataaaaattgaaacgAACAGCCCCTAACTAGGCCGTGATTTTCAGTTTAACCAGTTTAATCATTTTTCCTATAGATCTGCGAATATTAGCTTTAAGTTTGTTGAATCGAGATATTCGTATGTATCTTGtgtttatataatcataatgCATCCGAATATTCAGCTCTCAATTAATAAAATCTGAACATAGCCAATCGATGAACTACTTTGAATATGAATGGCTATACTCTTGTTTATTTAATTGCTCCCgccctattttttattttccagcATCAGTAATAAgactaacctttttttttataaataaaaaatattgtatgttCGAGAATTCTATAATCATAAGAGAAGAGTTATGAAGCCCATTTTACATAGATCTACACTGGATACATGAACAAACTTCTCCTCACTATTCAGCATATGTGTTTTCTCGTGAACAAGACCAAAGGAATTAGTTGAGTCTCAAACACtattaactataaattttatgtatataagatacaaaaatttGAAGACAATTCAGTATGCCAAACTAACAGTTTCGTTCCAAAAAAAGCTCTAATTCCGTTGCCCAGATTTTCGGCTCCTTTCACTGCCTAATGACAAAAGCATGACACACCATATTGACAAGTCTATATTAAAGCCACTGATCCTTTTCAGCCTACAAACTATCAACACAGAAAGCCAAAATGGCAGAACTCAAATGGATGTGTCTTTCCTTCTCAGTATCTCTTTTGCTGAGCTTAGCAGTTGGATCCCATGACATAGACTCTCGGAAATGGTCTGTTGGAAATCACTTTGGTTACGATGGGGGCTTTTGTCTTCCTGGTCTCTGCATTAGAGGAGCCGGTGGCAGCAGAGTCAATTTTGGCCGTGGTGGTCGCGGCAGAATTCGATACAATGGTAATAGGGACAGGACTGGTTTCAGAGACACCATGTACTGCAAACCGCTGACTTGCTTGTCTGGATCATGCGATGCACTCCATTTGCATTTAGACAAAGGGCTGTATGAATCTCTCGTAAACAAGAACGCAGCAAAACAACTATCAACTGTTGATTACAACATCCCCGAGACGTTCAAACACAATAACGTCAACAATAATTATGATGTGCAAGAAGCTGCAATGACACCACAATCTAACTAGCTAATGAAGTTTTTAGTCTTTTGTCGTTtggttttgtaataattaaCATAATTAATCTCAATAAATCTCATCAGACTGAGATGTTGTTATCACAGTGGAATAGTTTACTCGTGTAAAcagaaagaaataataaactagtagaaaacaaattttactCATCaagttttagttatttaattacGTGAATCACACGTTACATTTCGCGAGATGTTCTACCTTAGTAGTGgtcgaaaaaaaaacttatttgtaattttttttttataatttggatTACAATTTTTGTTCTGCGTTTCTCGTACAAGCAGAACTAAAGAAGAAGCTTCTGTGCGAATTTCTTCTTTTCTCCCCTTTCAACTCCGGTTTTATGAAAATGCAGAGAATAATAATCAAACGttgctattaattttttttaattaagtatGTGAATATTCATTATACGATAAACTATTGATTTGCGAATCTTTTAATTCTTGTAGgagaatgaaaaataattacTCACAAAAGAACAATTTGCAAAGAATGCAGCCGTTGTTTGAGAGAGCTATTACaatacttaaattaaataagtaGATCTCTAACGAGTCTGAAACTTGTAATTACTTGTGTTTTATTGTATTAACAACTGGAAAAGCATGGAAGGAAGGGTGTATAAAAGGAATATCTCTTACGTATGTTTATCCCCGGCGAGAACTTAAAAGGGAGGGGTTAGAAGGAGCCTCTCTGACATGGTGGATGAAAACGACAGAGCAGAGGACAGAGGCGATGATAGCAAAGATACCAAATCCGATCATCAGAGAGAAACCAGCGACGATCAGATCCATCGCTGTCTGAATGCTTATTATCCCCATAAACTTTAGACTTCCAGCTGCAAATAGTTTTCTTACAAGTTTGAAATGGTATGGATCTTGAAAAAGAAACCAGAAGAGAGGGTTGAAACTTCAAACAGAATGTATTGCATTGCCTTGGGAACGGCGAAACTCGCATTTGCCACGTTACTTGATAACCTCGAGCTCACGACACCTCAACAATTTATTCAATTAAAATAAGAGCAAAACAAGTGCCTTCATTCATCCAATAAGATCTAAAATGTAATAAACACgaaaaatacaagaaaataattatattaaatagattaattaaaatttggatAGAGATCACGACACAAAAAATTGGAATAGCAAAAAGAGAAACTCTAATAAGATTGTCATTAATAGTTTTCCAAATTTAAATGGAGTATTAATTTTTAAGTATGAgtacaaaattttattggtaTTTTGTAAAAATTGGAAAACTTACTAAAGTCTCTTCTTTGAGaaaatttgatattaattttaataattaatttattaaattattaataaaattttataatatatatatatttgggtcaaatatatatattttttaaatacagtTTTGTGTTGAGAAGTTCGGATTAAAAAGATTGGGGATGGCACAAGACACAAGTAAATAACATAGTTTGGGGGCAATACGATTgtttatatctttatttttaagacAGATTACTTATTCATGTCACTATAATAGTGAAATCAATAATAAGTACAATAAAACAACAAAGAGAATCACAGAAGACATTTCTCCTTCAGACTGAGAACAGTGTCTCTAAGGCTTGTTTCTGTAGGAGTGAATTCAATTCCCAAACTCCTCACTTTCTCAACAGACACCTTGTATGTCACTAAATCAAGATCAATGTCCTCATTGttcctaaaaaataaaaaaaaaataaaaaaatatagtaattgTTGATttgtagaattttaaaacataattgtaCTTATTGAGTAAGAGTTAAAAGCAAAGCCAACTCACTTATCATCACCAATGCACAAATCAGGAACGAACTCGCGCAAAACTTTCTCAATGTCTTTTAATGTCGCAATGACCGGACCATCAATGATATATCTACCATTGGCTGATGGAGTCTCAAGTGCCTTGATATGAGCTAAAGAAACATCTCTCACGTCCACAAACCTATAACTTTTGCTCATAAAAGGATCCTTCCCCTTTGTAAGTTCAACAACCACGCCTACGGAGAAATTAAGAGTTGGCTGCAAGATTGGTCCAATTACAAGTCCTGGATTCATTACGATTAAGTCCATTTCATTAGCCTTGGCAAACTTACATGCTTCATCTTCGGCCAAAGTCTTCGAGAGTGCATACCATtgctgaaaataaataaataattattattataatgcGAGT is a genomic window of Brassica napus cultivar Da-Ae chromosome A2, Da-Ae, whole genome shotgun sequence containing:
- the LOC106420434 gene encoding protein SOB FIVE-LIKE 2-like — translated: MLAMESPRIHEGDAEEKSSCESGWTMYIEDTFHGNHHSEFVYEEYDDDGNHFRVKDVDDDSSENGSDDSMTSDASSWPSTQLPRKTKNHAAAKKSNNAKQVSHHTKSRAREKSTDQEEESEFKGKTRTIAASRVQSKGRVRKNK
- the LOC106393353 gene encoding uncharacterized protein LOC106393353, whose product is MAELKWMCLSFSVSLLLSLAVGSHDIDSRKWSVGNHFGYDGGFCLPGLCIRGAGGSRVNFGRGGRGRIRYNGNRDRTGFRDTMYCKPLTCLSGSCDALHLHLDKGLYESLVNKNAAKQLSTVDYNIPETFKHNNVNNNYDVQEAAMTPQSN
- the LOC111208881 gene encoding phenylacetaldehyde reductase-like; this translates as MNGEGKVVCVTGASGYIASWIVKLLLQRGYTVRATVRDPNNQKKTDHLLQLDGAKERLSLFGANLLEEGSFQHAIDGCEAVFHTASPVLLTAEDPQAELIEPAVKGTLNVLKTCVKMSSVKRVILTSSMAAVIAHASPTGPNGVVDETMFSDPSFCEQRKQWYALSKTLAEDEACKFAKANEMDLIVMNPGLVIGPILQPTLNFSVGVVVELTKGKDPFMSKSYRFVDVRDVSLAHIKALETPSANGRYIIDGPVIATLKDIEKVLREFVPDLCIGDDKNNEDIDLDLVTYKVSVEKVRSLGIEFTPTETSLRDTVLSLKEKCLL